The proteins below come from a single Tachypleus tridentatus isolate NWPU-2018 chromosome 13, ASM421037v1, whole genome shotgun sequence genomic window:
- the LOC143237212 gene encoding uncharacterized protein LOC143237212, whose translation MMRIILLFLGLTTVVFGQEYQYAQDESNNREPQQLFDPENYKYKPPSAIQQSYPHRDPAPSSESVEVSRQRLEPKPRHPPRQRSRQRLYENPPQQNQDLSGSQPRGPPRNVVYQKPYEDQPRTPQRYEVRSRSQTTSAQQQQQQRALSRHRSRERARQEQAQQMETYNHGLPAATVSGGRDQSLDDIYAQYQQRVEEFERIEREKKKEADQRRRTRPSRVQSEQRLPAARVSTPRAAPQPQSVPEPVSYQPQPESRVASVSQPRRPYIQPQQISDAQQRNPQLRPQDNSVPRSNRRPAQPSQPLEASRYNQRSENQRQTYSQSRNPVNTQQYRQAPESRPQPQTDSEFASLTVASLPRDTDGDGIPGEAGKDYPTLNSIPSTSFSCGQQPLNGYYADLETACQVVHLCQAGGVQDSYICPNGTVFNQQVFSCQWWYKVDCPKSAHFYQLNDNLYKVPEPVKKAPPPPSPSQTRQTEESSPDYEYY comes from the exons ATGATGAGAATAATACTTCTATTCCTAG GTCTTACAACAGTAGTGTTTGGTCAAGAATATCAATATGCCCAAGACGAAAGTAATAACAGAGAACCACAACAGCTGTTTGATCCGGAGAATTATAAATACAAACCACCCTCTGCAATTCAACAAAGCTATCCTCATCGTGACCCTGCGCCATCTAGTGAGAGTGTAGAGGTATCCAGACAACGACTGGAACCTAAACCTCGGCATCCTCCTCGTCAACGTAGTCGCCAAAGATTGTATGAAAACCCACCACAACAAAATCAAGATCTATCGGGTAGTCAGCCTCGAGGTCCGCCTAGAAACGTTGTTTATCAAAAACCTTATGAAGACCAGCCTCGAACTCCACAACGATATGAAGTACGATCTCGTAGCCAAACTACTTCtgcacaacaacaacaacaacagcgaGCTTTATCTAGGCATAGGTCACGAGAGAGGGCTCGACAAGAACAAGCCCAGCAGATGGAAACCTACAACCACGGACTACCTGCAGCCACTGTTTCTGGTGGAAGAGACCAGTCATTAGATGATATATATGCTCAGTACCAGCAGAGAGTCGAAGAGTTCGAGAGAATTGAGAGGGAGAAAAAAAAGGAGGCAGATCAGCGCAGAAGAACCAGACCATCTCGAGTACAATCAGAACAAAGACTTCCAGCCGCGAGGGTCTCGACTCCTCGAGCTGCTCCTCAACCCCAGTCTGTACCAGAACCTGTTTCCTACCAGCCACAACCTGAAAGTCGGGTTGCTTCCGTTTCTCAGCCTAGAAGACCCTATATTCAACCCCAACAGATATCTGATGCTCAGCAAAGAAACCCACAACTTCGTCCTCAGGATAACTCAGTTCCTCGATCTAATAGACGTCCAGCTCAGCCCAGTCAGCCGTTGGAGGCTTCAAGATATAATCAAAGGTCAGAAAACCAACGCCAAACCTACTCTCAATCACGGAATCCAGTAAATACCCAACAATATAGACAAGCTCCAGAATCAAGACCTCAACCACAGACTGATTCAGAATTCGCCAGCTTAACCGTAGCTTCTTTACCACGAGACACTGACGGAGATGGTATTCCAGGAGAAGCAGGAAAAGACTATCCTACACTGAATTCGATCCCATCGACGTCATTTTCTTGTGGTCAACAACCACTGAATGGCTATTACGCAGACTTGGAAACAGCTTGTCAA GTGGTTCATCTCTGCCAAGCCGGAGGCGTTCAGGACAGTTATATTTGTCCAAATGGCACCGTTTTCAACCAGCAAGTGTTTTCGTGTCAATGGTGGTACAAAGTGGACTGTCCCAAATCTGCTCACTTTTACCAACTTAATGACAATCTCTATAAAGTCCCTGAACCTGTAAAAAAAGCACCACCTCCCCCCTCTCCTTCTCAGACCAGGCAAACAGAAGAAAGCAGCCCAGATTACGAGTATTATTAA